Proteins from a single region of Chryseobacterium sp. W4I1:
- a CDS encoding lysylphosphatidylglycerol synthase transmembrane domain-containing protein: MDKKSKNPLKSILTIVISLAFAGFFLWLALKGLDFKVIKASLAKANYLWVLFASVFGILAYWFRAIRWNLMLEPMGHKISNSNSLWSISFGYLMNLTIPRSGEVARATALYGVEKVPVDKSFGTIILERVVDLICMLGFLGLTLIFKYEAILAFYQNSGVNINPNKILFGLLILAAGTVLFFVFKKRLADVPFLGKIVNFIDGIFQGLTTIFKLKEKGKFIFYTLGIWICYYFAAYLVCFALPETSNFTIADGFFIIVVGTLGMIIPASGGIGAFNLAMKFGFMALFISMGKSAELGGEMGLTYSFISLPLQITIMLVMGLISIPMLAKAREKTVSHKEFNN, translated from the coding sequence ATGGATAAAAAATCAAAGAATCCTTTAAAATCAATACTGACAATAGTAATATCGCTTGCTTTTGCAGGCTTTTTTTTATGGCTAGCTTTAAAAGGACTAGATTTTAAGGTGATCAAGGCATCTTTGGCAAAGGCCAATTATCTCTGGGTGCTTTTTGCTTCTGTTTTTGGTATTCTGGCTTACTGGTTTAGGGCCATACGCTGGAATCTTATGCTGGAACCCATGGGGCATAAAATTTCAAATTCCAATTCACTCTGGTCCATATCTTTCGGATACCTGATGAACCTGACGATTCCGAGAAGTGGTGAAGTGGCAAGAGCTACCGCTTTGTATGGAGTGGAAAAAGTTCCGGTCGATAAATCCTTTGGAACAATTATTCTGGAAAGAGTAGTAGACCTTATATGTATGCTGGGATTCCTGGGGCTTACGTTGATTTTTAAATACGAAGCAATTCTTGCCTTTTATCAAAACTCAGGCGTTAATATTAATCCTAATAAGATTCTGTTTGGTCTTCTGATATTGGCAGCAGGAACTGTTCTGTTTTTTGTATTCAAAAAGAGACTTGCTGATGTCCCTTTTTTAGGAAAGATTGTTAATTTTATTGACGGAATTTTTCAGGGCTTGACAACCATATTCAAATTAAAAGAAAAAGGAAAATTTATCTTTTATACCTTAGGAATATGGATATGCTATTACTTTGCAGCTTATCTTGTCTGTTTTGCGCTTCCTGAAACCTCAAATTTTACTATTGCTGACGGCTTTTTTATCATTGTTGTCGGTACCTTGGGAATGATCATTCCTGCCAGTGGTGGAATCGGTGCTTTTAATCTGGCGATGAAGTTCGGCTTTATGGCCCTTTTTATCTCAATGGGGAAAAGTGCTGAGCTTGGTGGAGAAATGGGCTTGACGTATTCATTTATTTCACTTCCGCTGCAAATCACTATTATGCTGGTGATGGGACTTATTTCAATTCCTATGCTGGCTAAGGCAAGAGAAAAAACAGTTTCTCATAAGGAATTTAATAATTAA
- the panD gene encoding aspartate 1-decarboxylase gives MLIEVFKSKIHRVRVTASDLNYIGSITIDEDLIEAAGLVVGERVYIVNVNNGERFDTYVIKGKRKSGEVCLNGPAARKVQRDDIIIIIAYAQMTPEEAKVFQPKIVFPDEKTNLLT, from the coding sequence ATGTTAATAGAAGTTTTCAAGTCTAAGATCCATAGGGTGCGGGTTACGGCCTCTGACCTTAATTATATTGGGAGTATAACGATCGACGAAGATCTTATAGAAGCTGCCGGTCTGGTAGTGGGAGAGAGAGTGTATATCGTCAATGTGAACAATGGAGAGCGTTTTGATACCTACGTTATCAAAGGGAAGAGGAAATCCGGGGAAGTATGCCTGAACGGTCCTGCAGCAAGAAAAGTACAGAGAGATGATATCATTATCATTATTGCTTATGCACAGATGACTCCTGAAGAAGCAAAAGTTTTCCAGCCGAAGATTGTTTTCCCTGATGAAAAAACAAACCTTCTGACCTGA
- a CDS encoding HU family DNA-binding protein, whose amino-acid sequence MNKSELIDAIAKDAGITKVAAKAALESFIGNVTTTLKKKDGKVSLVGFGTFSVAERAARQGINPATKKPIKIAAKKVAKFKAGADLSNAVSGVKKK is encoded by the coding sequence ATGAACAAGTCTGAATTAATCGACGCAATCGCAAAAGATGCAGGAATCACTAAAGTTGCAGCTAAAGCTGCTTTAGAGTCATTCATCGGTAATGTAACAACTACTTTAAAGAAAAAAGACGGAAAAGTTTCTTTAGTAGGTTTCGGCACTTTCTCAGTAGCTGAGAGAGCAGCTAGACAAGGTATCAACCCTGCTACTAAAAAGCCAATCAAAATTGCTGCTAAAAAAGTTGCTAAATTTAAAGCAGGAGCTGATTTATCAAATGCAGTTTCTGGAGTTAAGAAAAAATAA
- the pdxH gene encoding pyridoxamine 5'-phosphate oxidase — protein sequence MENLHDKRKVYEKSQLIESEIKQNPIEQFRDWFLDASESSEVSEANAMAVSTVEEDGCPRTRMVLLKAYTHEGFIFYTNYDSRKGKAIESTHKACLHFFWPNLERQIIIKAELEKIAENLSDGYFHSRPKGSQLGAAVSPQSQVIPNKEFLEKKLKELEKQYENSEVPRPANWGGYIAKPYEIEFWQGRPNRLHDRIIYQLEDLDWKISRLAP from the coding sequence ATGGAAAACCTGCACGACAAGAGAAAAGTGTATGAGAAATCCCAACTTATTGAAAGTGAGATAAAACAGAATCCCATCGAACAGTTCAGGGACTGGTTTTTGGACGCCAGTGAGAGTTCTGAGGTCTCTGAAGCCAATGCCATGGCGGTTTCTACAGTAGAAGAAGACGGTTGTCCCAGAACCAGAATGGTGCTTCTTAAGGCTTATACACACGAAGGATTTATTTTCTATACCAACTATGACAGCAGAAAGGGAAAAGCAATAGAAAGCACCCATAAAGCCTGCCTTCATTTTTTTTGGCCCAATCTGGAAAGACAAATCATTATTAAAGCTGAACTTGAAAAAATAGCTGAAAACCTAAGTGATGGATATTTTCATTCAAGGCCTAAAGGAAGCCAGCTCGGAGCTGCTGTTTCACCGCAAAGCCAGGTTATTCCAAATAAAGAGTTCCTTGAAAAAAAACTAAAAGAACTGGAAAAACAATACGAAAACAGCGAAGTGCCAAGACCCGCCAATTGGGGTGGATATATCGCAAAACCTTACGAAATTGAGTTCTGGCAGGGAAGACCCAACCGTCTCCACGACAGAATTATTTATCAGCTGGAAGACCTGGACTGGAAGATTTCCCGACTGGCACCATAG
- a CDS encoding YqgE/AlgH family protein — translation MNYSYKGKILISTPDISGDIFSRSVVLIIEHNESGAFGLILNKKNGQMSSKFKNFFDFKIEVYDGGPVENDKVFFIVKEKKVTEVFSEINKDFYLTEDIESIISAVLNKELDINDVKIFSGYSGWSAEQLDDEVHRKLWTVVDVYNLDYTLPNDQTLWKSIMQNLGGEYLLWANSPEDISLN, via the coding sequence ATGAATTACTCATACAAAGGTAAAATATTAATTTCCACACCCGATATTTCCGGCGATATTTTTTCGAGATCGGTAGTACTGATCATTGAGCATAATGAAAGCGGTGCATTTGGTTTGATATTGAATAAAAAGAACGGCCAGATGAGTAGTAAGTTCAAAAACTTTTTTGACTTCAAAATAGAGGTGTATGATGGTGGTCCTGTGGAAAATGATAAGGTCTTCTTTATCGTAAAAGAAAAAAAGGTAACAGAGGTATTTTCTGAGATCAACAAAGATTTTTATCTGACGGAAGATATCGAAAGTATCATTAGTGCTGTGCTTAATAAGGAACTGGATATTAACGATGTGAAAATCTTCTCAGGCTATTCGGGATGGTCTGCGGAGCAGCTGGATGATGAAGTACATAGAAAGCTATGGACGGTAGTAGATGTCTATAATCTAGACTATACTCTTCCCAATGACCAAACGCTCTGGAAATCTATTATGCAGAATCTTGGAGGGGAGTATCTCCTTTGGGCCAACTCTCCTGAGGACATTTCTCTTAACTAA
- a CDS encoding N-acetylmuramoyl-L-alanine amidase: MKGLKLLALSAFSASFLSFTPIHKKYIVVDAGHGGNDMGTVYGKFSEKEITVNIAKEIQKLNENQDKYEVILTRDSDSYPTLQERTAMINKLNPEMVISLHMNMGPEKETSKQGTEVYIQNTENSKKLAEKISKKFDVHKIEERNLHMLRETKAPAVLVELGFMNNTKDRDYVTSEQGQKEIAQKFTEIIREY, from the coding sequence ATGAAAGGACTCAAATTACTCGCTTTATCAGCTTTTTCTGCGTCATTCTTATCTTTTACCCCTATTCATAAAAAATACATCGTTGTAGATGCCGGACACGGCGGAAATGATATGGGAACGGTTTATGGAAAATTCTCAGAAAAGGAGATCACTGTCAATATTGCTAAAGAGATCCAGAAACTGAATGAAAATCAGGATAAGTATGAAGTGATTCTAACCCGGGATTCTGATTCCTATCCTACTCTTCAGGAGAGAACAGCTATGATTAATAAGCTGAATCCGGAGATGGTTATTTCTCTTCATATGAATATGGGTCCTGAGAAAGAAACCTCAAAGCAGGGAACTGAAGTATATATTCAGAATACAGAAAATTCAAAAAAGCTTGCTGAAAAAATTTCTAAAAAATTTGATGTCCATAAAATTGAGGAACGTAATCTGCATATGCTAAGGGAAACAAAAGCTCCTGCAGTATTGGTAGAACTTGGCTTTATGAATAATACAAAAGACAGGGATTATGTCACCAGTGAACAGGGACAGAAAGAGATCGCACAAAAATTCACAGAGATTATCCGTGAATACTAA
- a CDS encoding aminotransferase class IV: MENQYFTSDGLNVKNRAFLLGDAVKVSFFIRNGGLIMDEECYFFLMASMRKMRMNIPLTYTLEFFQNLFQKEVIDGKGIKNGIINFQVFRNNDAVTVSKSSVSYFYEVTELDDVLAVHQRLLEMDLTKEINVNNNLLSNIRVHSPENIYGGIYAEENDLDDVILLNPNKRIARTTSGNLLFLEGNVIKVAKQTEGAYISPLMENFVTFLHKNNLADIQEHEIIAFESQKAEEILMISDEKGIFSVGKIRNKTFESSRFIEMVESWKNSF; this comes from the coding sequence TTGGAAAATCAATATTTTACATCAGACGGGTTAAATGTAAAGAATAGAGCGTTTCTTTTGGGTGACGCAGTTAAAGTTTCATTCTTCATCAGAAACGGAGGATTGATCATGGATGAAGAATGTTATTTCTTCCTGATGGCTTCTATGAGAAAAATGAGAATGAATATTCCGCTCACTTATACCCTGGAGTTTTTTCAGAACCTTTTTCAAAAAGAGGTTATCGATGGTAAAGGAATAAAAAATGGGATCATCAACTTCCAGGTTTTTAGAAATAATGATGCTGTAACGGTTTCAAAATCCTCAGTATCCTATTTTTATGAAGTGACGGAATTGGATGATGTACTTGCTGTTCATCAGAGACTTTTGGAAATGGATCTCACCAAGGAAATCAATGTCAATAATAATTTATTAAGCAATATCAGGGTTCATAGTCCGGAAAATATCTACGGAGGGATCTATGCTGAAGAAAATGATCTGGATGATGTGATCCTGCTCAATCCTAATAAAAGAATTGCCCGTACCACTTCCGGAAACCTGTTGTTTCTCGAAGGAAATGTAATCAAAGTAGCCAAACAGACAGAAGGTGCATACATCTCTCCTTTAATGGAAAATTTTGTCACTTTTTTACATAAAAATAATCTGGCAGATATTCAGGAACATGAAATTATAGCCTTTGAATCTCAGAAAGCTGAAGAGATTTTAATGATCTCCGATGAAAAAGGCATATTTTCTGTAGGTAAAATAAGAAATAAAACTTTTGAAAGCTCCCGTTTTATAGAAATGGTCGAAAGCTGGAAAAATAGTTTTTAA
- a CDS encoding START-like domain-containing protein, with product MAKHKVHYEFPMHCLSEILYEYLATAEGLSEWFADDVTEKGDDFFFSWGGGPAEKATLIRYKPEGFVRFRWEEDEGTKNFFEMTITIDDITEDLALNITDFCEEGDEEENALYWENLIENLRIKLGAA from the coding sequence ATGGCGAAACATAAAGTCCATTACGAATTTCCAATGCATTGTTTATCAGAGATTTTATACGAATATCTGGCAACGGCGGAGGGACTGTCTGAATGGTTTGCGGATGATGTGACAGAGAAAGGTGATGATTTCTTTTTTAGCTGGGGCGGAGGTCCTGCCGAAAAGGCGACTTTGATAAGATACAAGCCTGAAGGTTTCGTACGTTTTAGATGGGAAGAAGATGAAGGGACTAAAAATTTCTTTGAAATGACAATCACTATAGACGATATTACTGAAGATTTGGCTCTGAACATTACAGATTTCTGTGAGGAAGGCGATGAAGAAGAAAATGCATTATATTGGGAAAACCTTATAGAAAACCTTAGAATAAAATTAGGTGCAGCATAG
- a CDS encoding aspartate aminotransferase family protein — protein MHKDFFIYQAQTTKFAAGFEVEKAEGSYIYGTDGKKYLDFVAGVSANTLGHSHPKVVQAIKEQADKYLHVMVYGEYAQEKPIALCKLLAEATPDPLEITYLVNSGAEAIDGSLKLAKRYTGREEIVSFKNSYHGNTHGALSVSGNESHKREFRPLLPMISFIEFNNENDLDQITEKTACVILETIQGAAGFLVPEGDYLIKLKKRCEEVGALLILDEIQPGFGRTGKLFSFEHFGIVPDILVMGKGMGGGVPVGAFMSSRKIMETLSHSPKLGHITTFGGNPLIAAASHATLKEVLESGLMDETIEKEKLFRELLVHPKIKNINGKGLMLAVNLGTPDYTLNVAKKCMEKGLIVFWQLYRNEYMRISPPLTISLEEIRLGCQIILDVLNDN, from the coding sequence ATGCATAAAGACTTTTTTATATATCAGGCACAAACCACAAAATTCGCAGCAGGTTTTGAAGTTGAAAAAGCAGAAGGAAGCTATATTTACGGAACAGACGGAAAAAAATATCTGGATTTCGTAGCAGGTGTTTCTGCCAATACATTAGGGCATTCACATCCTAAAGTGGTGCAGGCCATCAAAGAACAGGCAGACAAATACCTTCATGTAATGGTATACGGAGAATATGCACAGGAAAAACCGATTGCATTGTGTAAGCTATTGGCCGAGGCTACTCCGGATCCTTTGGAAATTACCTATCTGGTGAATAGTGGAGCAGAAGCTATTGACGGAAGTCTGAAACTGGCCAAACGTTATACCGGAAGAGAAGAAATTGTTTCTTTTAAAAATTCATACCACGGCAACACACACGGTGCATTAAGTGTATCCGGTAACGAAAGCCATAAAAGAGAATTTCGACCGTTATTACCTATGATCAGTTTTATTGAATTCAACAATGAAAATGATCTGGATCAAATTACAGAAAAGACAGCTTGTGTGATTCTGGAAACCATTCAGGGAGCAGCAGGGTTTTTAGTGCCGGAAGGTGATTATTTAATCAAACTTAAAAAAAGGTGTGAAGAAGTAGGAGCCCTTCTGATTCTTGATGAAATCCAACCCGGCTTTGGCAGAACCGGTAAATTATTCTCGTTTGAACATTTTGGAATTGTTCCGGACATCCTTGTGATGGGGAAAGGAATGGGGGGAGGAGTGCCGGTAGGTGCTTTTATGAGTTCAAGGAAAATTATGGAAACACTCTCACATTCCCCAAAGCTGGGCCATATTACAACATTTGGAGGAAATCCGTTAATCGCAGCAGCCAGCCATGCTACTCTGAAAGAAGTTTTAGAAAGCGGTCTGATGGATGAGACTATTGAAAAAGAAAAACTGTTCAGAGAACTTCTTGTACACCCTAAAATTAAAAACATCAACGGAAAAGGGCTCATGCTGGCCGTGAATCTTGGTACACCCGATTATACCCTTAATGTAGCAAAAAAATGCATGGAAAAGGGTCTTATTGTGTTCTGGCAGCTTTATAGAAACGAATATATGAGGATCTCGCCGCCGCTTACCATCTCACTTGAGGAAATCCGACTGGGATGCCAGATCATTTTAGATGTTTTGAATGATAATTAA
- a CDS encoding OstA-like protein, translating into MRIILFLFIFISAFSSAQDNKTTQMDPYIQNKGKTSPVVRPEDKVKIIHTDEFKKDTKYEGNQYLVGHVQIEHQGSVLFADEVIIYNDQSLVKAIGNAKLQNADGSVITAHEMEYNGVTQKGVAKKDVVLTDPKQTIKTDILYYDRLANQAYFNTGGTISDAQNVMYTKSATYFLNTKMIDFVGNVKIDSPDYIIEGPNIKQNQNTKVAEFFGPTTITNRANPKNRIYTERGTYKMETKEAFLNKNSKIFYNDKILTGDDMYFNNITGFGKATGNVTLDDPIERRYIKGGYGEVFQKKDSAMMTKGPYAVKIMEKDSIYFAAEKILSYQRPDSADITLKKSFLRAFKKARIFKSNAQGRADSIAFNETDGIMHMYTSPILWSGEKQVTGDKVEAYFNTKNENIDSLKVIGNAFAISKVDSLNLKDEFNQVKGKFMTVYYEKNDIKEARVVGNAQSIAYVDDVDQETKKPQRIGITLSTCGIIGALFEERALQIISCSIGANSDTYPMSKIEPDKRKFPDFNWNTKDRIRKWQDILVDSPNYEEIKYSSDNELFDQAQQAIDKEKAKEEAKKPKRVRK; encoded by the coding sequence ATGAGAATAATCCTTTTTCTGTTTATTTTTATTTCTGCGTTCAGCTCCGCACAGGACAATAAAACCACGCAGATGGATCCTTATATTCAAAATAAAGGAAAAACTTCGCCTGTTGTAAGACCGGAAGATAAGGTGAAGATCATCCATACCGATGAGTTTAAAAAAGATACCAAATATGAAGGTAACCAATATCTCGTAGGTCATGTTCAGATAGAGCACCAGGGATCTGTTCTCTTTGCGGATGAAGTTATTATTTATAATGATCAGAGTCTTGTAAAAGCTATCGGTAACGCAAAGCTTCAGAATGCAGACGGTTCTGTGATTACAGCCCATGAAATGGAGTATAACGGAGTTACTCAAAAAGGAGTTGCTAAAAAAGATGTTGTTCTTACCGACCCGAAACAGACTATTAAAACAGATATTCTTTATTATGACAGACTTGCCAATCAGGCCTATTTTAATACAGGAGGTACAATCAGTGATGCACAAAATGTGATGTACACGAAATCTGCGACCTATTTTCTAAACACCAAAATGATCGATTTTGTTGGAAATGTGAAAATAGACAGTCCTGATTATATTATAGAAGGTCCTAATATTAAACAGAATCAGAATACAAAAGTTGCCGAATTCTTCGGACCTACAACCATCACCAATCGTGCGAATCCTAAAAACCGGATCTACACCGAAAGAGGAACCTACAAAATGGAGACTAAGGAAGCTTTCCTTAATAAAAACTCCAAGATATTTTATAACGACAAAATTCTTACCGGTGACGATATGTATTTCAATAATATAACCGGTTTTGGTAAAGCGACAGGGAATGTTACCTTGGATGATCCCATCGAAAGAAGATACATAAAAGGAGGTTACGGTGAGGTTTTCCAGAAGAAAGATTCTGCAATGATGACCAAAGGGCCCTATGCCGTGAAAATCATGGAGAAAGATTCCATTTACTTTGCAGCAGAAAAGATTCTCTCTTACCAAAGACCTGACTCAGCAGATATCACCCTGAAGAAAAGCTTTTTAAGAGCCTTTAAAAAAGCACGTATTTTCAAATCAAACGCACAGGGAAGGGCAGATTCAATTGCCTTCAATGAAACAGACGGAATAATGCATATGTACACCAGTCCCATTCTTTGGAGTGGTGAAAAACAGGTGACTGGTGACAAAGTGGAGGCCTATTTCAATACAAAAAATGAAAACATTGATTCACTTAAAGTAATAGGAAATGCATTTGCCATCAGCAAAGTAGATTCTTTAAATCTGAAAGATGAATTTAACCAGGTGAAAGGAAAGTTCATGACCGTTTATTATGAGAAGAACGACATTAAAGAAGCCCGGGTTGTTGGAAATGCTCAATCGATAGCCTATGTTGATGATGTTGATCAGGAAACCAAGAAGCCTCAGAGAATAGGGATCACCCTTTCTACCTGTGGTATTATAGGCGCTTTGTTTGAAGAAAGAGCATTACAGATTATTTCATGTAGTATAGGAGCAAATTCAGATACCTATCCTATGAGTAAAATTGAACCGGATAAAAGAAAATTTCCGGATTTCAACTGGAATACGAAAGACCGGATCAGAAAATGGCAGGATATTCTTGTAGATAGCCCTAATTACGAAGAAATAAAATATTCTTCTGATAATGAGCTGTTTGATCAGGCGCAACAAGCTATAGACAAAGAGAAAGCCAAAGAAGAAGCCAAAAAACCCAAAAGGGTAAGAAAATAG
- a CDS encoding Fur family transcriptional regulator produces MDTVQKEKNIALIKDVLRNYLLEKGFRNTPERYTILEEIYSMDHHFNVDDLYLLMMQKKYHVSKATIYNTIEIFLDAGLIRKHQFGEKTLTSSSYEKSYFDKQHDHLVIYKKGSDKEIEEIIEFCDPRIQGIKEAIEEAFGVNIDSHSLYFYGTKND; encoded by the coding sequence ATGGATACAGTACAAAAAGAAAAAAATATTGCTTTGATCAAGGATGTTTTGAGAAACTACTTATTAGAAAAGGGTTTCAGAAACACGCCTGAACGATATACGATATTAGAGGAGATTTATAGTATGGATCATCACTTCAATGTGGATGATCTGTATCTTCTGATGATGCAGAAGAAATATCATGTTTCAAAAGCAACGATTTACAACACTATTGAAATTTTCCTTGATGCCGGATTGATCCGTAAGCATCAGTTTGGAGAAAAAACATTAACCTCTTCCTCTTATGAGAAGTCTTATTTTGACAAGCAGCATGACCACTTGGTGATCTACAAAAAAGGCTCTGATAAAGAAATTGAAGAAATCATCGAATTCTGTGACCCAAGAATTCAGGGAATTAAAGAAGCAATTGAAGAAGCATTTGGCGTAAATATTGATTCGCATTCGCTGTATTTCTATGGCACCAAGAATGATTAA
- a CDS encoding KUP/HAK/KT family potassium transporter — protein MADVTEEGYHFDIKKLSFIGVLVSLGIVFGDIGTSPLYVMKAIVNARDGGSNMPFNEYIEGALSCIIWTLTLQTTIKYVIIALRADNKGEGGILALFSLVKNLKKGWLYLIAIIGAAALVADGVITPSLTVMSAIEGLEIYNPHTPVVPITIGILIVIFVVQQFGTSFIGRFFGPVMVVWFLVLGGLGIMHLSENFEILRSFNPYYAYKLIANSPSAIVILGAVFLCTTGAEALYSDLGHCGAKNIRVSWGFVKIMLILNYLGQGAWLLTNHAKPGFSVVNPFFGIMEEWMIVPGVILATAAAIIASQALITGSFTIFSEAMSLNLWPNQKIDYPSGVKGQMYIPRINWGLLILCIIVVLHFRESGKMEAAYGLSITVTMLMTTILLVFWLLKHRVSKVLIVLFAMVYMAIELGFFSANIIKFMEGGWITVVLAGSIGISMYAWYNGRLIKTRFIQFVKIEKYVAIIKDMKLDESIPKYATNLAYLSRAKRNDEVESKIIYSIIKKQPKRADHYFILSIVNQEDPYTFKYTVDEILPGTVYKVNFLLGFKVDRRINDYFSMVLKDLMADGTIPSRSSHPSLRAHNIPPDLKYVIIDNTYINDILLTVKQKITLNIYNFVKYIGSDDFKAWGVSSHNVEVESAPITELTVYDSKIEQSGFFRHNS, from the coding sequence ATGGCAGACGTTACAGAAGAAGGTTATCATTTTGATATAAAAAAGCTTTCTTTTATTGGAGTTTTAGTTTCTCTCGGAATTGTTTTTGGAGATATCGGAACATCGCCGCTTTACGTAATGAAAGCGATCGTAAATGCAAGAGATGGTGGTAGCAATATGCCTTTCAACGAATATATAGAAGGAGCTCTTTCCTGTATTATTTGGACACTTACTCTTCAGACGACAATAAAATATGTGATCATCGCTTTAAGGGCAGACAACAAAGGAGAAGGTGGTATTTTAGCTTTATTCTCATTAGTTAAAAACCTTAAGAAAGGATGGCTGTATCTCATTGCTATCATAGGTGCAGCAGCCTTAGTTGCAGATGGTGTGATTACCCCTTCGCTTACAGTAATGTCGGCTATTGAAGGTCTTGAGATATATAATCCTCATACCCCTGTAGTTCCTATTACTATTGGAATTCTGATTGTCATTTTCGTAGTTCAGCAATTTGGGACCAGTTTTATCGGGAGGTTTTTCGGACCGGTAATGGTTGTCTGGTTTTTAGTATTAGGTGGTTTGGGAATAATGCATTTAAGCGAAAACTTCGAGATCTTGAGGTCTTTCAACCCTTATTACGCATACAAGCTTATTGCGAACTCTCCTAGTGCCATTGTTATTCTTGGTGCTGTTTTCCTTTGTACAACAGGGGCAGAAGCGCTTTACTCAGACTTAGGACATTGTGGTGCTAAAAATATAAGAGTAAGCTGGGGATTTGTTAAGATTATGCTTATTTTAAATTATCTCGGCCAGGGAGCTTGGCTCTTAACCAATCATGCAAAACCAGGATTTTCAGTAGTCAATCCATTTTTTGGAATCATGGAAGAATGGATGATTGTACCGGGAGTAATTTTGGCAACTGCAGCAGCAATTATTGCAAGTCAGGCCCTAATTACAGGTTCTTTTACTATTTTCTCTGAAGCAATGTCTCTTAACTTATGGCCTAATCAAAAAATTGATTATCCTTCCGGAGTCAAAGGACAAATGTATATTCCCAGAATCAATTGGGGACTTCTGATTCTGTGTATTATTGTAGTGCTTCATTTTAGAGAATCAGGAAAAATGGAAGCCGCCTATGGACTTTCCATTACAGTAACGATGTTGATGACAACAATTCTGTTGGTTTTCTGGTTATTAAAACATAGAGTAAGCAAAGTATTAATTGTACTTTTTGCCATGGTATATATGGCCATTGAATTAGGATTCTTCAGTGCCAATATTATCAAGTTTATGGAAGGTGGCTGGATCACGGTAGTCCTGGCCGGGTCTATCGGAATTTCTATGTACGCATGGTATAATGGCAGACTGATAAAAACACGATTTATCCAGTTTGTAAAAATAGAAAAATATGTAGCCATCATAAAAGACATGAAGCTGGATGAAAGCATTCCTAAATATGCAACCAATCTTGCCTATCTGAGCAGAGCTAAAAGAAATGATGAAGTAGAATCAAAAATTATCTATTCCATTATCAAGAAACAACCGAAAAGAGCAGATCATTATTTTATATTAAGTATTGTCAATCAGGAAGATCCATATACATTTAAATATACGGTGGATGAAATTCTTCCGGGAACAGTATATAAAGTTAATTTCCTTTTAGGATTTAAAGTAGACCGAAGGATCAACGATTATTTCAGTATGGTATTGAAAGACCTTATGGCAGATGGAACTATTCCTTCAAGAAGCAGCCATCCGTCTCTTAGAGCTCATAATATTCCGCCGGATTTGAAATATGTAATTATAGATAATACATATATTAACGATATACTTTTAACTGTTAAACAGAAGATTACGCTTAATATATACAACTTTGTGAAGTACATAGGAAGTGATGATTTCAAAGCCTGGGGAGTATCTTCGCATAACGTAGAAGTAGAATCTGCACCGATTACTGAACTTACGGTTTACGACAGTAAGATTGAACAATCCGGATTCTTTCGTCATAATTCCTAA